DNA from Desulfovibrio sp. X2:
AGAAGGCGGAGGCCGCCGGAGAAAAGGCGGAAGAGCAGGAGGAGGCGACCGCATGACCACGCTCAGACCCGACTTTTATCAGGAGCTCACGGCCGCCGGAGTCGCAAACGCGGCGAAGTGCTTCAACTGCGGCACCTGCGCGGCGGTCTGCCCGCTCATGGAGGGCCACTTCCCGCGCAACATGATCCGCTACGTCCAGATCGGGGCGCGCGAGCGCGTTCTTGAGCAGGCCCGCGACCTCTGGCGCTGTCTGCACTGCGGGCTGTGCACCCGCACCTGCCCCAGGGGGGCCGAGCCCGGCGAGATCATCCACGGGCTCAAGCGCTACCTGCTCGAATCCGGAGTGATGCCGACTGCCGCGGCCGACGCGGGGAGGAGCTGAGATGTACGATCCGAGCGCCATCGTCGACGTGCTCGCGCACAACGTGCGCGCGACCATGAGCCCCTTCGGCGTGCCGGGCTCCCTGGCCAACACCTGGTGGAAGCGGGAAAGCCTCCCGCGAGAGGGCGAAGCCCTGCTCTTCACCGGGCTCATGTACCAGTACGCCCCCTACATCGCCACGGCCACGCGCCTGCTCGAACGCTTCGAGGGCACCGCGAAGGAGGGCATGGTGCGCTTCGGCCGCTTCGTGCCGCCCGTGCTCTCGGGGCTGGGCCTGCACCTGCTCACGCCCCAGGCGGAGCGGGAACGCGCGGGCAGGACCCTG
Protein-coding regions in this window:
- a CDS encoding 4Fe-4S dicluster domain-containing protein — encoded protein: MTTLRPDFYQELTAAGVANAAKCFNCGTCAAVCPLMEGHFPRNMIRYVQIGARERVLEQARDLWRCLHCGLCTRTCPRGAEPGEIIHGLKRYLLESGVMPTAAADAGRS